Below is a window of Selenomonadales bacterium DNA.
CCCACAGGCCGGGTAGGAAAGCAGCAATGATGGTGCCTAGCAGCCTTACGCCACGCAGAAAAGTGGCCACCGCCGGGCGCTCATAGTAGTCCTCTGCCGACTGCAGCGCTTCCGGCGCAAATGACGGGATAATAAGTGCGCCCGGGTCGCCATCAACAATAACAATAACTCGCCCTTCCAGGAGGGCGGCCACGGCTCTAGGCGGACGCTCCGTATTGCGCAGAAGTGGCAAGATGGCTAGCGGCGTATCGCAGATAAGGTCGCCTAAGGAGCGCGCGTATAAGTGGTCGATATCTAGCCGCTCGATGCGTTGCAGAACTTCTTCCACAAGCTTGTCATTCACGATGCCGGCGACATAAAGCACTGCTACCCCTGTAGACGAAACTCGTCCCACGTTTAGGAGCTTGTGCTTCAAGTTAGGACTAGAGAGGCGCTTGCGGAGTAGTGCCAAGTTGGTGTCTAGCGATTCGGAAAAGCTGTCGTGCGGGCCGATTAAAACGTCTTCGGAGGCCGCGCGCTCGATGTTGCGCTCGGCAACTTTTGTTGCGTCAAGGATTAGACCCTCGCGGTAACCGTCGCACACCAGGACTGCCTGCCCGCCGGCAATAGCTTGTGCAAGCTCTAGCGCGGCTCGCGCCATATTGTACCCCGGAACCTCGACTACCGCTTGCGCAAGCACAGCCGGTTCGAGTGGGCATTCGTACCTTTGGATAGGGCGGATAACGCCTTGGCTAAGGAGCGTGACGTCCACCATGTTCGCAAAGTAGAAGAGCGCCGCGCGGTGATGCCCACGCGAGTAAAGTAGACGCCACTCTAAGTCGCCCTCCGTGCCGATGAGGCGCTTTAGCGTTTCACAGTCCTCGTCGAGGTTCCCCGTAAGCTCCCCCGGTATAGCCTTACGCGCGTGGCAAACCAAAGGGCGCGGCTTTCTAAGCAGATTCCGCGCTTTTCTGGCCAACGGCGGTCACCTCCCCTCCCCCTAGAGGTTAGTGTATCTTTTTGGTGGGAGGGTTATCCACGCGTCTAGTGCTCAGTGCCTAGTGCCCAGTGCTCAGCATAGACGGGGCGCTCCTGGCTGCTGACTCCCAGCACCGCCACGACACCATTCTACTAGGCACTGAGCACTAGGCACTGGGCACCTCCCCTCTACCAGGAGCTAGGAGCCAGGAGCCGACAACCCTCACGTCTCCATTCGTGAAATTCTTCTCATGTCATGTGCAATAAATAACTAAAGATGGAGCAGTAGCTTGTCGCGTCCTTGGCAAAGTCGTAATTTTAAGATTATACTTTATCGCGAATTTGTGATATTATTATCATTAGAGGAGGTGCGCCGGTGTCATATTTCCATTCCGTACGTCTTGACGCGGAGCGCTGCAAGGGCTGCACGAACTGCATTAAGCTCTGCCCTACCGAGGCGATTCGCGTGCGCGACGGCAAGGCCGTCATTATGGAAGAGCGCTGCATCGACTGCGGCGAGTGCATCCGCGTGTGCCCAAACAACGCCAAGAGCGCCTACAGCGACGGGCTGCAAAAACTGCAGCACTTCGCTTACCGCATCGCTTTGCCTGCACCCTCCCTCTACGGGCAGTTTAGGCAGGATATCACCGCTAGGCAACTGCAGAGCGCGCTTCGTTTAATAGGCTTTGACGATGTTTTTGAGGTTGGCCAAGCGGCAGATTATATCACCTGTGCCCTGCGCAGTTTCCTGCGCGACAACCCGGAACGGACTTGGATTTCGTCAAGCTGCCCCGCTATCGTGCGCCTAATTCAAGTGAAGTTCCCCGAGCTCTTGCCCCAACTTATGCCGCTCGACACGCCCATGGAGCTAGCCGCACAGCTTGCCAAGCAGCGCGCTTACGCTAAGTGGGGCCCGCGCGCGCAAGTGGGGGCGTTTTTTATCACACCCTGCCCGGCCAAGACGACTGCGGTGCATCAGCCCGAAGGCAACCCGTCTCATGTAGACGGCACCATCTCCATTAGCGAAGCGTATGGTGCTTTGCTTAAGGTGCTGCCTGCCGCGGACGACACATTGCCTGCCCACATGGGGCGCTTCGGAGCGGGCTGGGCACTGCCGGGTGGCGAGACTATTGCCCTGGGTAAGACTCGTTCCCTGGCCGCAAACGGCGTGCGCGATGTGTCGCACCTGTTTGAGGAGCTTGAACTTGGGCACGTTGACGGCATTGACTTTATCGAAGCGCAAGCCTGCCCGGGCGGGTGCCTTGGCGGGCCCTTGACGGTAGCCAATTACTTTGTGTCTAGGGTGCGCTTAGAGCGACTGCTGCCCCACCTCCCCTTGGTCGCCACCGAGGATTGTGCGCACATCACACCGCTTATCTCATTCACGCAGCCGCTGCGCCCCCGCCCTATTTTGCCGCTTGACAGCGACGTTTCTGCCGCTATTCGCCTGTTAGAACACCTAGAAGAACTTCTGCAGGGGCTACCACAGCTAGACTGCGGAGCCTGCGGTGCGCCAAGTTGCCGCGCACTCGCCGAGGACATAGTACGTGGGCTTGCCACCGAGACTGACTGCGTCATTAAGCTGCGGGATAAAGTTAAGCGACTGGCCTTAGAAATGGTGGACTTGGCCACCAAACTACCGCCCGCCATGGGCAGAGAGGGATAGTATATGCCAGACCATTATCGACGCCCTAGACCTCAAGGTGCTCACTCCCCTAAAGTCGCCCCCCGTCACAGTAGAGTACGCCTGTGCGTCCGACTTGTTAAGCAACGTGATGGCCACGTGCCCGGGCCACTGTCTGTGGATTACAGTGCAGTGCCACATCAATGTCGTAGGCGTCGCCTCGTTGCTTGACGTGCAGGCAGTGGTGCTAGTAGGTGGAGCCGCGCCCGAGCAAGCCGTGCTGAAGAAGGCGCGCGAAGTGGGGGTGACTTTGCTTGCCACCCACGACTCCGCGTTTAACCTCTGCGGCAAGCTCTACAACCTAGGCGTCCGCGGCGTAAAAAGACACGAACTGACCTTAAAATCCGGAGGTGTGCTATGAAATCGCTACAAGAACTAAAGGCCATGCGCGAGCGCATGGGCGAAGGTAAGCAGGTTACCAGAAGTACCGGCACGACCAAGATTACCGTGGCCATGGGCACATGCGGCATAGCCGCCGGTGCGCGCAGTGTCCTTTTGGCCATTATGAGCGAGCTCGCACAGACAGGCCATAGCGACACGACTGTCGCGCAAACGGGGTGTCTTGGCATGTGCGAGCGGGAACCTTTAGTCGAGGTTGTCCACGACGGACAGACCACGCTATATGCCTATGTTAACGCCGAACGTGCGCGCCAAATCGTGCGCGACCTAGGCCTGCCGAATGCTTAGGGAAAAGAGGAAGAGCCGATGACAGAACAACAAACTAGCACCAGCCGCAGACAGTCAATCCTGCCCTATGTAAACGAGCCGGGGGGACTGCTAAAGGCGTTGCACGTGCTACAGAACGCCTCACCCGACCACTTCTTGGCACCAAGCGACCTTAAACTCGTGGCCGAGGTGTTTGGCGTGCCCGAGGCCAAAGTTTGGGGTACCGCTACGTTCTATTCGCTCTATGCAACGACGCCGCGCGGACGCCACATTATCCGCGTCTGCGAGAGCGCGCCCTGCTATGTGGTAGGTGCCATGGACATTTTAAAGGCCCTAGAAGAATCACTAGGCGTCAAGCCGGGAGAGACCACCGGGGACGGACGCTTCACGCTCGAAGTCGCCAGTTGCCTCGGAGTGTGTGGCGTAGCACCGGCGCTCATGATTGACATGGACGTGCACGGCAACCTTAGCCGGGACAAACTAAGCGCCATTTTGGCTGAATACGTCTAGGAGGGTGTGCTGTGAAATACTATCGGGCTCATGTACTCGTTTGTAGCGGCTCTAACTGCGCCATTAAGGGATGCAGAAGCATCAAACAGACATGCGAGCAGGAGATAGCCCGCCATGGCCTACAGGGCGAGGTTAAGGTCGTAGACACCGGGTGTCTTGGTCTGTGCGAACAAGGCCCCGCGCTAGTGGTGTACCCTGAGGGCGTCATGTACGGGAGATTGACGACCAACGACGTGGCGGAGATTGTCGCCGAGCACCTGTTGAAAGGCCGCTTGGTGCACCGCCTAATGCAGCAGCCGACAGGCCCTACCGGCGAAGTATCGCCGCTAGCGATGACCCCCTTCTTCCAGAAACAGAAGCGTGTCGTGCTTAAGAACTGCGGCATGATTGACCCCGAAAGTATCGAGGACTATGTGCGGGCAGGCGGTTACACTGCTCTGGCTACGGCACTTGATACAATGACGCCGGAACGCGTTATTGACGAGATAAAGCAGTCTGGCCTCAGGGGGCGAGGCGGCGCGGGGTTTCTGACGGGCAGAAAATGGGAGTTTACGCGCGCCGCGGCCGGCCAGCAGAAGTATCTTATCTGCAATGCCGATGAAGGCGAACCGGGCACTTTTAAAGACCGCCTGATTCTCGAAGGCGACCCGCACTTAATCATAGAAGGGATGGCCATAGCCGGCTACGCTATTGGCGCGACGCGCGGCATAATCTACATTCGCGGCGAGTATGAGCTGTCTATCCAACGCATGGAGCAGGCGATTCGCCAAGCGCGTGAAAACGGTCTCCTGGGAAGTGCAATCTTAGGCTCCGTATGCTCGTTTGACCTAGAGGTGTGTGCGGGTGCCGGCGCGTATGTGTGCGGGGAAGAAACCGCGCTTATTGAATCGTTAGAGGGAAATCGCGGGGAACCTCGTTTTAAGCCGCCCTACCCGGCACAAAAGGGCCTGTGGGGGCTGCCGACCTCGGTCAACAACGTAGAGACTTTGGCCAACGTTCCTTCCATTATTGAGAATGGGGCTGCTTGGTACCGTTCCTTGGGCACCCCTAGTTCACCCGGCACAAAGGTTTTCACGTTGACCGGCAACATCGTCAACAGCGGTCTCATTGAAGTGCCGATGGGCATTACGTTGCGCGAGGTTATTTACGAGATTGGGGGCGGAATTCCTGGCGGCAGGAAGTTCAAAATGGCGCAGACCGGTGGGACTTCAGGCGGATGCTTGGCTCCGGCGCACCTCGATATCCCTATGGACTATGACTCTCTGCAAAGCCACGGCTCAAGCCTAGGCAGCGGCGCGCTCCTGATTATGGACGACTCCCACTGCATCGTCGACCTCACGCGCTGCTTCCTTAAGTTCTTTGTGCATGAATCCTGCGGGCAGTGTACGCCTTGCCGCGAAGGGACGCCTGCCCTGTATCACCTGCTGACAAAGGTCAGCGCGGGTGAAGCAAGCCGAGCGGACATGGAGCTAATCCATAGGCTGTCCCGCACTTTGCAGAGCAGCAGCCTGTGTGCGCTAGGACAGACCGCGCCGGTGCCTGTGTTATCCGCGCTACAGCACTTTTCCTCGGAGATAGAGGCCCACCTTGCGGGGTGTTGCCCCGCCGACAAATGCGTGATCGGAAAGGCGGTGGATAGAAGTGCTGACTAATGTAACGATTAACGGCAGGGCTATTGCGGTACAGGCAGGTTCGACTATTCTTGAGGCTTGCCGGCAAGCGGACATCAAGATTCCTACTCTCTGTCATCACCCGGATCAAGCGGTAAAGGCAGCCTGCCGCATATGTGTGGTGGAAGTGGTTGGGAACAGGCTTCTGCAGCCTGCCTGCTCTTACCCCGTCAGCGAAGGGATGGCCGTCAACACCGCGACTCCGGCTGTACGCGAGGCGCGCCGCACCATCCTCGAACTAATGTTGTCCAATCACCCCGCAGACTGCCTGCAGTGCCCGCGCAGCTTCACATGTGAGCTGCAGCAGTTAGCTAACGAGCTCAATGTGCGCGAAACGCCTTTCCCAAGCCTCTTGCGCCAACAGAAAACAGACCAGAGCAGTGTGTCGCTTAGGCGCACGCCAGATAAGTGCGTCAACTGCAGGCGTTGTGTTCACGCCTGCCTTTCGACCCAAGGCATCGGGCTTCTTTATACGGCAGGCAGGGGTCGCTCCACAGTGGTACAGACGACGGGCAGCGCTCCGCTCAGCGATATCCCCTGTGTGTTGTGCGGACAGTGCCTGCAAGCGTGTCCTGTAGCGGCCATTACGGAGGTAGACGAGACAGAAAGGGTTTGGGAGGCCCTTGCCGACCCTGCCAAACACGTGGTTGTCCAGGTGGCTCCCGCTATTCGCGTAGCTTTGGGCGAGGAGTTTGGCGGTGAAGCGGGCAGCGTTGTCACAGGAAAGCTTGTGGGCGCACTGCGCCGCTTAGGTTTTGACCGCGTGTTTGACACCGACTTTACCGCCGACCTGACCATCATCGAAGAAGGTCATGAGTTCCTGCATCGCCTCTCGCACGGCGGAACTCTCCCCATGATTACGTCTTGTAGCCCCGGCTGGATTAAGTTTGCGGAGCATAATTACCCAGAACACCTCGCGCATCTCTCTAGCTGTAAATCGCCGCAACAAATGTTTGGCGCGCTCGCTAAGACCTATTACGCCGAGAAGGCCGATATCCGACCGGAAGACGTGTTTGTAGTTTCCATCATGCCCTGCACCGCCAAAAAGTACGAAGCTGCCCGTCCCGAGATGACGAGCAGCGGCTACCGCGACGTAGACGTAGTACTGACCACGCGCGAGCTAGCGCGCATGCTAAAGCAAGCCGGCATAGACTGGGCAGGGGTTCCCGCCGGAGAGTTTGACGCGCCGCTTGGCATTTCCACCGGGGCGGCGGTAATCTTTGGTGCGACGGGCGGCGTGATGGAGGCTGCCCTTCGTACCGTCTACGAAGTTGTGACCGGCCAAGAGCTCGGCAACCTGGATTTCACCGAGGTCAGGGGCATGGTGGGCGTAAAAGAAGCCGCCGTACCTGTCGGCGACCTGGTAGTAAAGGTTGGGGTGGCGCATGGCTTAGCCAATGCACGGCAGCTGATGGAACAGGTGGCGAACGGCACGTCCCCGTATCACTTTATTGAAGTCATGTGCTGCCCGGGCGGCTGCATTGGCGGCGGCGGACAGCCAATACCTACGACTAATGCCGTGCGCGAGCGCCGCATACGCGCGATTTACAGCGTAGACGAAGCGATGACCCTACGGAAGTCGCACCAAAATCCTGCCGTGGCCAAGCTCTATGAGGAATATCTCAAGCGCCCGCTCGGCCACAAGTCGCATACGCTGTTGCATACGGAATATGTGGAAAGACGGTAGGCTGCACTTAGCACTTAGCACTTAGCACTTCGTGAAGGCCACCCCCGTCCCCTGCAAAGTGCGAAGTGCGAAGTTCGAAGTGCGCTCTCCTCTACTAGCAGCTATCAGCTCTCCGCTCTCCTATACGTCAACCTCGACACGTACGAATGATGCACGCACAAAAGTTCTGCCACCTCGGTTACAGGGTAATGGTGTTCCGTCACAGCCGTAGTGATGAGCATGCGTCTCGCCGCTACGGCTTGCGCACTTCTCCCCTTGCTCTGCATGACGCGCAGGCTCACCCCGGTTCTTTGGCTGATTGCTGCCGCGATTTCCGCTAGCGTAGGGGTCGGTAACGCGACAGGGGTAGGGCTCTCCGGCACAACTGCCCTCAAGGCTTGTGCCAACTCGCCTGTACCTACCGAAGTTCCGGACATGGCCTGATACCGGCGACGCGCTTCACTGCGGTCTTGCGCAATCAGGGCGAGTAGTTCGTCGCTGTCGACAAAGCTGTACCGCGTGTCGCCAAGATACGCGGTGTGACTGGTAAAGCGAGCGAGGTTCGGGTGATGCGTTAGCCCAAAAGTAACCGGCAGGTAATGCACGTAGCGAACAATTAGCAGCAGGCGTTGATCGCTGTAGCACACCCGCTCGGCATAGCTGTCTAAAAAGACGTTGCCGTCTCGTCCGTTGCGCTTGCTGTAGTGAACAGCATATGCCTCGCGCAAAGCTGCGAGCACCGATTGTAGACGCTTAGATGGGACAGCCACTACCAGATGCACCTGTGCTTCTAACAGGGCAAAGGCGTAAACTTTAATCTGCGCAAAGCGCTTGGTTTCGGCGATTGCCTTGATAAAGTCATGCTTGTCGTGGTCGGACGTAAACGGCGTAACTCGCGGTCGCCCCTGTAGCACGCAGTAGTAAACTTCCTGCACCCACCCTCCACCTCTCTCTGGCTGCAATTTCGCTCTCAGACCATGAATTTGCTGTAGAAGTGGAGACTCCTGCTACGCGGAAAAATCTTTCTTAGCCTATTTTCCAGGTCAAATAGGCTTCGGTACGCGGATCCTTTGGCGCCAGGAAAAGCTCGGCCGTGGGGCCTGTTTCGACTAGTTCGCCGTTTAACACAAAGGCCGTCCGGTCGGAGATGCGACTGGCTTGGTGCATGTTGTGCGTGACGATTATTACCGTGTAGTCGTGCTTTAGCTCGCTGATAAGCTCTTCAATGCGGGTCGTGCCGACAGGGTCCAAGGAAGCGCAGGGCTCATCCATTAAGAACACTTCGGGTTCAACCGCCAAAGTGCGCGCGATGCAGAGCCGCTGCTGCTGGCCGCCGGAAAGCATTCCGCCTGGGCGCCGCAGGTGATCCTTCACTTCATCCCAAAGCGCCGCTTTACGCAGGCATGCTTCCACGCGTTCGGCTATCGCGTTACCGCGAGCTACGTCGTGCAGGCGCAATCCTTGCGCTACGTTGTCAAAAACCGAGAGGTAGGGGAACGGGCTGGGTTTCTGAAAGATCATCCCCACGCGCCGGCGCAGTTCTACCGGGTCTACGGCAGGCGAGAATATGTCTTCGTCGCCTACAGCAATGCGCCCTGACGCCCTACTCCCGGCGTGCAGCTCGTGCAGACGGTTAATGCTGCGCAACAAGGTAGTCTTGCCGCAGCCTGAGGGACCGATTAAGGCGGTTACCTGCCGCGCCGGGACAGACAGAGAGACGTTCTTCACTACTTGGTTGCGCCCGTACCAAAACGAGAAGTTATCTATGCTTACACCTTGCGCCATGTTAACGCCTCCTATTACTTAGGCCCAAAACAAGTTGTGCCGTCACATTGAGCACAAGGATAACGGCGACCAGAACTAGTGCCGCACCCCAAGCCTGTGCTTGCCAGTCGACAAAGGGAGATGTGGCGTAGTGGTAAATTAAAACTGGGAGCGAGGCCGTCGGCTGAAACAAGGAATTGAGCCAAAAGCGACTGGTAAGAGCGGTGAGTAGTACCGGGGCGGTTTGCCCGGCGGCTAGTGCTATAGCCAGCATGACGCCTACAATCAGGCCGCCTGCCGCGCCGGGAAGTATCAGCCGAAAGACCGTCTGTTGTTTGGTCGCGCCTAGCGCCATAGAGGCCTCGCGCTGACTGCTTGGCACAAGGCGGAGCATCTCTTCCGCCGAAAGCGTGATTACCGGCACCATGACAATACTTAGAGCAATCCCACCTGCGAGGGCGGAGTAACTGCCTGTGCGCAAAACCAACTGGCCAAACACAAACAGACCTATCACCATAGAGGGAACGCCGGATAGGACGCGGCTAGCAAAACGGGCGAAGGCGGAGATTTTGCTGGTGGGATTTTGGTCAAGAAAGACGGCGGCCGCTATACAGATGGGCACGGCGATAAGCGCACCGACCCCCACCATTAGAAGGCTGCCAAGCAGCGCGTTCCCTATCCCACCCCCCGTTACACCAACCGGAGCGGGGAGGCTAGTCAGGAACGATATGTTCACGACGGCCAGTCCGCGGCGAAAAACATAATAGAGGATTAACGATAATACCAATGTAGCCAAGCCTGCGGCCAGTACGCACAGTGTCTCAAAAACCTGACCCGCAACTTTTCGCTTGCGTAGATTCGTCATGACCTAGGTCCCCTTTCGCAGCAGCTTGGCCCATAGCGAACCTTTGACGGCACCCTCTGCGGTCTGGCTCGGGCGGTAGAAAAACCAAGCGGCAATCAGGTTAATGGCGAGCGTGATTAAAAAGAGCAGTGTCGCTAGCAGTAGTAGCGCAGAGAGGTGCAAATCAAAGGCCTCGGGGAACTCGTTAACGATTAACGAAGCCATAGTCTGCGCCGGCGCCAAAAGGGAGACCGGAATTAAGTTCGCGTTTCCAATTACCATAGTTACGGCAATGGCCTCGCCGATAGCGCGACCGAGGCCTAAGAGGATGGCCCCGACAATGCCCGGTTTGCTGCTTGGCAAAATAACCTTTGTGACTACCTCCCAGCGCGTTGCGCCTAAGGCAAACATGGCTTCGCGCAGCTCCGTGGGCACAGCCCGCATCACTTCGCCGGAGATAGCCGTAATCGTCGGCATTACCATGATCGCGAGCACTAACGACGCTGTCAGGACGCCAATTCCGAGCGAAGGCCCGGCGAAAACAGGCAAGAAGCCTAGGTGTTCGGCCAAGAACTGACCAAGGCCGGTTCTTAACCACGGTGCGAGCACAAACAACCCCCACAGCCCGTACACTACGCTTGGCACAGCTGCCAACAGCTCCACCATGAAGGACAGAGGCCTACGCAGCCGCTGGGGGACAATCTCACTGAGAAAAACGGCGGCGCCGATACTGAGCGGTGTCGCCACAGCCAGAGCAAGGACTGCGGTGGCGAGTGTCCCGAGCAACGCCGGCACAACTCCAAACTCATTACGCATGGGGTCCCAAATCGATGTCGTCAGGAACGAGACACCAAACGCGCGCCATGCGGGTGCCGCCTGCATAGTCACCACAAGAAATATGCCGAGAACCAGCGCTATTAACCCAAGCGCCGCAAATAGGGTTATATAGTGGAAGAGGCCTTCCCGTGTATTGGCTCGCATAACAACCTTCCCTCGCATGCTTTTAATTGCTTCTTCACGCAAGCGGGGGCTACGCCGACTCGCGGCGTAAGCCCCTTACGAGCTCCGTTAAGCTCTAATTGCAGCCTTTATCTCCAGACAGGTTGCCCATTGAAGGTAATGCTCTGTAGGAGCCTGCGCACCCTGTTGATGCCGGTTTCTGTCAATGGAGAGTAGTGCAATTCCGCAGCGAATGGTTCAAGGTTACGCTCGACAATGGCCCAGCGCAGGAAGTCTACGATGGCGCGCGCTTTCGCTTCGTTGTCTTGGTCGCGATACACCAAAATCCACGTAATCCCTACTATGGGATAAGCCCTATGCGCGACTGAATCCGTGGGATGTGTCATAAACGAGGAATCTTCCATGATTAAGGCTGCTGCCGTAGCTGCCTCTACCGAGGGCGCAATAAAGTTGCCCGACCTGTTCTGCATATGAGCCATGCTCAGGAGGCTCTGCACGGCGGTGGACAATTCCACATAACCGATGGCTCCAGGGATTTGACTTACCTGTGCGGCTACACCCGCATTACCCGCGCCGCCGATGGTCGTACCTGGCCACCGCACGGTCGTGCCTTCGCCGACTTCGCTGCGCCACTGGGCACTTACTTTGGACAGGTAATTAGTAAAGATAAAGGTGGTACCGCTGGAATCGGAACGACGAACTAGGGTGATGCGCTGGTCTGGCAAAGTAAGTGTCGGGTTCTGTGCTCGGATGGAAGGGTCGTTCCAGTTTGTGACACGCCCCAAGTAAATGTCGGCGAGCGTCCCGGGCGTTAAGCGTAATCCGCTACCGATACCGCCGAGATTGTATACTACGGCAACAGCTCCCATAACAGTCGGGATATGTAGTACTTCGTTTGGCCTAACTTGGGCCTGCTGCTCCGCTGTCATCGGTGCATCCGTTCCGGCGAAATCGAATGTTCTCGCCAATATTCCGCGAATACCTGCACCAGAACCTACCGAGGCGTACTCGATTTGCACGCGCGGGCTGGTGATTGCAGCGTACTCTGTGATCAAACGGGTGTACAGTGGAAAGGGGAAACTGGCTCCGCCTGCGGTTATCCGCAGTTCACTCGTTACCGGGGAACGCATGCGCGACTGTGTTGCGCTCGTGATGCGCACTGTACGCTGGGCCTCGTCCCACTCCACGGTGGCACCGAGCGATTCGGCCACAAAGCGCACCGGCACAAAGGTCCGTCCCGCAATAATCTGCGCGGGTTGGTCGAGGGAGACTGCGCGCCCGCCGACGGTGGCACTCCTGTTGCCGATAATCAGACTAATACTAATGTTCCCTTGCCGACCGCCGACCGTTTGCGTCGCCTCGGTCCACGTAACTTCCGCACCTAGTGCTTCAAAGATAAGGCGCATCGGCACCATAGTGCGCCCGCCGATAATCTGCGGCGCGGCGTCGCCCCTGATTTCGCGCCCGTCCAGCACGATAGCAATGGGCCTAGTTTGAGCTACTGCCATAGCCGGCACCAACGAGACTAAGGTACTTAAGCAAGCCAATACAGCCAGTACACGAACGAATAATGTGTGCTTTCTCATAGCAATCTACCCTCCCGGCAATTTTGGTGACTCATCTCACCGCCATGAGGGTAACACGGTGTTGTTAAGCCGAGGTTAAAGTAGTGGCAAATCTTGCACAAGGCTACCGCGCCAGTAATCGTAGCGCCGCTTGCCGACGGTTAAGCGACCTACCTCTATCGCCGCGGCCGGGCAGAGATTGACGCAGCGCATGCAGTGCTCACAGCCTTTGTGCCAGCGCGGCCTTTCGTTTTGCATGGTGATGACTTTAACAGGGCAAAGGTCTTCGCAGACTCCACACCCGGTGCACTTTTCCGTGGCGCGATAGAACTTGTGTACGTGCAGAAGCCCTTTCTGGAAGCCACTGTACGCAAGGCGCAGCAGGTACCACTTGGACATCTTGCGTGGAACTGCGGTGCCGTTAGCCACGGCGAGCGCTAATTCGCGCGCGCGACTGCACCCTTCTGCTATCTGTGACTCGGCTTCGCTTGGCACGACAGCTTCGCGGCCGAGAATGTAGTTGCTCGGCATCAGTATCCAATCGGAGGCGACGACCCGGTAGCCCTTCGAGCTCAGCGCTTCTGCCACCATGGCAGGCGCTGGACCGGCCATACCGGCGGCATTAGCAAACACAGCTGCCCGACGGCCTTCGCCCTTTGGCAGCTGCTCTACAAACTTGTTGACTATGCGCGGGGCACCAAAGCAGTACACAGGAAAGAAAATGCTCAGCAGTTCTGTAGGCTTGCCTCCTGCGTATGCGGTTACGTCCACCAGCTCTACTTGGCAACCACGCGCAATAAGTGTTTCAGCATACGCTCTTGCTAGGACTAGGGTATTGCCTGTGCCTGAGAAAAAATAGACATGCGAGTTAGGCATGTCGCACTCCTCCGGCAGACCGTGCTCAAACGGGAGTTGTAGCAGGTGATAATTGCGTGGTTAACCGAGTATTTCACGGAAAATGACGATGCGAACCCGGTTCGGCCAGAGCACAAAAGAAATGGCTACCGCCTTACTAGCCAGTTCCTTGAGCATCCGTTCCACGCCGAGCAGCGAAATCGCCCGCTTGAGGTTATACCCTAAAAATGCCAAGGAAGCCTCCGCCCTGAC
It encodes the following:
- the pstB gene encoding phosphate ABC transporter ATP-binding protein — translated: MAQGVSIDNFSFWYGRNQVVKNVSLSVPARQVTALIGPSGCGKTTLLRSINRLHELHAGSRASGRIAVGDEDIFSPAVDPVELRRRVGMIFQKPSPFPYLSVFDNVAQGLRLHDVARGNAIAERVEACLRKAALWDEVKDHLRRPGGMLSGGQQQRLCIARTLAVEPEVFLMDEPCASLDPVGTTRIEELISELKHDYTVIIVTHNMHQASRISDRTAFVLNGELVETGPTAELFLAPKDPRTEAYLTWKIG
- a CDS encoding [FeFe] hydrogenase, group A, which codes for MEVLTNVTINGRAIAVQAGSTILEACRQADIKIPTLCHHPDQAVKAACRICVVEVVGNRLLQPACSYPVSEGMAVNTATPAVREARRTILELMLSNHPADCLQCPRSFTCELQQLANELNVRETPFPSLLRQQKTDQSSVSLRRTPDKCVNCRRCVHACLSTQGIGLLYTAGRGRSTVVQTTGSAPLSDIPCVLCGQCLQACPVAAITEVDETERVWEALADPAKHVVVQVAPAIRVALGEEFGGEAGSVVTGKLVGALRRLGFDRVFDTDFTADLTIIEEGHEFLHRLSHGGTLPMITSCSPGWIKFAEHNYPEHLAHLSSCKSPQQMFGALAKTYYAEKADIRPEDVFVVSIMPCTAKKYEAARPEMTSSGYRDVDVVLTTRELARMLKQAGIDWAGVPAGEFDAPLGISTGAAVIFGATGGVMEAALRTVYEVVTGQELGNLDFTEVRGMVGVKEAAVPVGDLVVKVGVAHGLANARQLMEQVANGTSPYHFIEVMCCPGGCIGGGGQPIPTTNAVRERRIRAIYSVDEAMTLRKSHQNPAVAKLYEEYLKRPLGHKSHTLLHTEYVERR
- the pstS gene encoding phosphate ABC transporter substrate-binding protein PstS — translated: MRKHTLFVRVLAVLACLSTLVSLVPAMAVAQTRPIAIVLDGREIRGDAAPQIIGGRTMVPMRLIFEALGAEVTWTEATQTVGGRQGNISISLIIGNRSATVGGRAVSLDQPAQIIAGRTFVPVRFVAESLGATVEWDEAQRTVRITSATQSRMRSPVTSELRITAGGASFPFPLYTRLITEYAAITSPRVQIEYASVGSGAGIRGILARTFDFAGTDAPMTAEQQAQVRPNEVLHIPTVMGAVAVVYNLGGIGSGLRLTPGTLADIYLGRVTNWNDPSIRAQNPTLTLPDQRITLVRRSDSSGTTFIFTNYLSKVSAQWRSEVGEGTTVRWPGTTIGGAGNAGVAAQVSQIPGAIGYVELSTAVQSLLSMAHMQNRSGNFIAPSVEAATAAALIMEDSSFMTHPTDSVAHRAYPIVGITWILVYRDQDNEAKARAIVDFLRWAIVERNLEPFAAELHYSPLTETGINRVRRLLQSITFNGQPVWR
- the pstC gene encoding phosphate ABC transporter permease subunit PstC is translated as MRANTREGLFHYITLFAALGLIALVLGIFLVVTMQAAPAWRAFGVSFLTTSIWDPMRNEFGVVPALLGTLATAVLALAVATPLSIGAAVFLSEIVPQRLRRPLSFMVELLAAVPSVVYGLWGLFVLAPWLRTGLGQFLAEHLGFLPVFAGPSLGIGVLTASLVLAIMVMPTITAISGEVMRAVPTELREAMFALGATRWEVVTKVILPSSKPGIVGAILLGLGRAIGEAIAVTMVIGNANLIPVSLLAPAQTMASLIVNEFPEAFDLHLSALLLLATLLFLITLAINLIAAWFFYRPSQTAEGAVKGSLWAKLLRKGT
- the pstA gene encoding phosphate ABC transporter permease PstA, which gives rise to MTNLRKRKVAGQVFETLCVLAAGLATLVLSLILYYVFRRGLAVVNISFLTSLPAPVGVTGGGIGNALLGSLLMVGVGALIAVPICIAAAVFLDQNPTSKISAFARFASRVLSGVPSMVIGLFVFGQLVLRTGSYSALAGGIALSIVMVPVITLSAEEMLRLVPSSQREASMALGATKQQTVFRLILPGAAGGLIVGVMLAIALAAGQTAPVLLTALTSRFWLNSLFQPTASLPVLIYHYATSPFVDWQAQAWGAALVLVAVILVLNVTAQLVLGLSNRRR
- a CDS encoding EFR1 family ferrodoxin (N-terminal region resembles flavodoxins. C-terminal ferrodoxin region binds two 4Fe-4S clusters.); this encodes MPNSHVYFFSGTGNTLVLARAYAETLIARGCQVELVDVTAYAGGKPTELLSIFFPVYCFGAPRIVNKFVEQLPKGEGRRAAVFANAAGMAGPAPAMVAEALSSKGYRVVASDWILMPSNYILGREAVVPSEAESQIAEGCSRARELALAVANGTAVPRKMSKWYLLRLAYSGFQKGLLHVHKFYRATEKCTGCGVCEDLCPVKVITMQNERPRWHKGCEHCMRCVNLCPAAAIEVGRLTVGKRRYDYWRGSLVQDLPLL